The Nitratidesulfovibrio sp. SRB-5 genome includes a window with the following:
- a CDS encoding GyrI-like domain-containing protein has translation MTRSPFEASADPAPETAPSAGAPAVDTTGQDASAPPYTGVFTDYAPSGAETAFGLPRPESLPQREDTLRRYEARINRVIDYIVADPARDFTLDELAGAAPFSPFHFHRIFAGLVGETLHAFIRRLRMDRAANMLAFAPALNVTDVAMDCGFSSSQNFARAFRERFAMTPSEYRRRRHYRTGADREGARCLLADPFRAHAGNGKARNVAPGDPGYESSMRDGAAGRDGTACALAHPSEPSGSPTLPGTAPPHGDVPWLADGPPHVRLDPDSTRSDAMNVEVAERPACRVAYLRHIGPYAGETIGPVWGRLMAWAGQRGLMRPGVPGFGVSWDNPEVTPPENCRYDACIAIGPEVDALELAEAGISVQTLPGGLYAEYRSMISCDGFFRAWNDMYAQWLPASGWQCDDRPGYELYHDMLGCPAEGPWDVGICVAVRPL, from the coding sequence TTCACGGACTACGCCCCTTCCGGCGCGGAAACGGCCTTCGGCCTGCCCCGCCCGGAAAGCCTGCCCCAGCGTGAAGACACCCTGCGCCGCTACGAGGCGCGCATCAACCGGGTCATCGACTACATAGTGGCGGACCCCGCGCGCGACTTCACCCTGGACGAACTGGCCGGGGCCGCGCCCTTTTCGCCCTTTCATTTCCACCGCATCTTCGCCGGGCTGGTGGGCGAGACACTGCACGCGTTCATCCGCCGCCTGCGCATGGACCGCGCGGCCAACATGCTGGCCTTTGCCCCGGCACTGAACGTGACCGACGTGGCCATGGACTGCGGGTTTTCCTCGTCGCAGAACTTCGCCCGCGCCTTTCGCGAGCGGTTCGCCATGACGCCCAGCGAATACCGGCGCCGTCGTCACTACCGGACCGGGGCGGACCGGGAGGGGGCGCGCTGCCTGCTGGCCGACCCCTTTCGCGCGCACGCCGGAAATGGCAAGGCGCGAAACGTCGCGCCCGGCGACCCGGGGTACGAATCCTCCATGCGCGACGGGGCAGCCGGGCGCGACGGGACAGCCTGTGCCCTGGCGCATCCCTCGGAGCCATCCGGCAGCCCGACGCTGCCGGGCACGGCGCCCCCGCACGGAGATGTGCCGTGGCTTGCGGACGGTCCGCCACACGTCCGGCTGGACCCGGACAGTACAAGGAGCGATGCCATGAACGTGGAAGTTGCCGAAAGGCCCGCCTGCCGCGTGGCCTACCTGCGGCATATCGGCCCCTATGCCGGCGAAACCATCGGCCCGGTGTGGGGCCGCCTGATGGCCTGGGCCGGTCAGCGCGGCCTGATGCGGCCCGGCGTGCCGGGATTCGGCGTGAGCTGGGACAACCCGGAAGTGACCCCGCCGGAAAACTGCCGCTATGACGCCTGCATCGCCATTGGGCCGGAGGTGGACGCGCTGGAACTGGCCGAGGCGGGCATCAGCGTGCAGACCCTGCCCGGCGGGCTGTACGCGGAATACCGCAGCATGATTTCCTGCGACGGATTCTTCCGGGCCTGGAACGACATGTACGCCCAGTGGCTGCCCGCCAGCGGCTGGCAGTGCGACGACCGCCCCGGCTACGAACTGTACCACGACATGCTGGGCTGCCCGGCGGAAGGCCCGTGGGACGTGGGCATCTGCGTGGCGGTGCGCCCGCTGTAG
- a CDS encoding SulP family inorganic anion transporter has product MAGTDNMGDEATSFLPRTITELRAGYSTQKFIRDLLAGLTVGVVALPLAMAFAIASGTTPERGLFTAIVAGFLISLLGGSRYQVGGPTGAFVVIIYNIIYRHGYDGLVITTLLAGAMLLIFGLCRIGVLIKYIPYPVTTGFTAGIAVLIFSSQMKDFFGLQMDAVPPEFFDKWLAYAEHLGTINPTTLCVAGLALACILATRRFIPRIPAPVVGVAVASLAVWALGLQVETIGSRFGGIPRELPSFIWPTFTFARVRELLPDAMTIALLAGIESLLSCVVADGMTGDKHNSNVELTAQGVANIASVLFGGIPATGAIARTVTNIRSGGQTPVAGMVHAVVLVAFVLFLAPLASFIPLASLAAVLIMVSWDMSELHKFLRLLRAPKSDITVMCLTFVLTVVIDLTVAVYVGVMLASLLFMRRMSEVTAICSCSIDDKPVIQGRETGELVVPEGVQVYEIDGPFFFGVADRFQSVSQALQKQPEVFILRMRKATTVDSTGANALEAFCRTCRRRGTVLLLSGVRPAARRMMERFGTLDLIGRENLFENVDRAIEHAVRLLADKHGVPPTAKK; this is encoded by the coding sequence ATGGCTGGTACAGACAACATGGGCGACGAGGCGACATCCTTTCTGCCGCGCACCATCACGGAGTTGCGCGCCGGGTATTCGACGCAGAAATTCATCCGCGACCTTTTGGCGGGCCTTACCGTGGGCGTGGTGGCCCTGCCGCTGGCCATGGCCTTTGCCATCGCCTCGGGCACCACGCCGGAACGCGGGCTGTTCACCGCCATCGTGGCCGGGTTCCTCATCTCGCTGCTGGGTGGCAGCCGCTATCAGGTAGGCGGGCCCACCGGCGCCTTCGTGGTCATCATCTATAACATCATCTACCGGCACGGGTACGACGGGCTGGTCATCACCACGTTGCTGGCCGGGGCCATGCTGCTCATCTTCGGCCTGTGCCGCATCGGCGTGCTGATCAAATATATTCCCTATCCGGTCACCACCGGATTCACGGCGGGCATCGCCGTGCTGATCTTCTCGTCGCAGATGAAGGATTTCTTCGGGTTGCAGATGGATGCGGTGCCGCCGGAATTTTTTGATAAATGGTTGGCCTACGCAGAACATCTGGGCACCATCAACCCGACCACGCTGTGCGTTGCAGGGCTGGCCCTGGCCTGCATCCTGGCCACGCGACGGTTCATTCCGCGCATTCCCGCGCCCGTGGTGGGTGTTGCCGTGGCCTCCCTTGCCGTGTGGGCGCTGGGCTTGCAGGTGGAGACCATCGGCAGCCGGTTCGGGGGCATCCCGCGTGAACTGCCCAGCTTCATCTGGCCCACGTTCACCTTTGCCCGCGTGCGCGAACTGCTGCCCGACGCCATGACCATCGCCCTGCTGGCGGGCATCGAATCGCTGCTCTCGTGCGTGGTGGCCGACGGGATGACCGGCGACAAGCACAACTCCAACGTGGAACTGACCGCCCAAGGTGTGGCCAACATCGCCTCGGTGCTCTTCGGGGGCATTCCGGCTACCGGGGCCATCGCGCGCACGGTAACCAACATCCGTTCCGGCGGGCAGACCCCGGTTGCGGGCATGGTGCATGCGGTGGTGCTGGTGGCCTTCGTGCTGTTCCTTGCGCCGCTGGCCTCGTTCATTCCCCTGGCCAGCCTGGCCGCCGTGCTGATCATGGTTTCGTGGGACATGAGCGAACTGCACAAGTTCCTGCGCCTGCTGCGCGCGCCCAAGTCCGACATCACGGTGATGTGCCTGACCTTCGTGCTGACCGTGGTCATCGACCTGACCGTGGCGGTGTACGTGGGGGTGATGCTGGCCTCGCTGCTGTTCATGCGCCGCATGAGCGAGGTGACCGCCATCTGCTCCTGCTCCATCGACGACAAGCCGGTGATCCAGGGGCGCGAAACCGGGGAACTGGTCGTGCCCGAGGGGGTGCAGGTGTACGAGATCGACGGGCCGTTCTTCTTCGGCGTGGCGGACCGCTTCCAGAGCGTGTCGCAGGCGTTGCAGAAGCAGCCCGAGGTGTTCATCCTGCGCATGCGCAAGGCAACCACCGTGGACTCCACCGGGGCCAACGCGCTGGAGGCGTTCTGCCGCACCTGTCGCCGCCGGGGCACCGTGCTGCTGCTGTCCGGCGTGCGGCCCGCCGCCCGCAGGATGATGGAACGCTTCGGCACCCTGGACCTGATAGGCCGCGAGAACCTGTTCGAGAACGTGGACCGGGCCATCGAACACGCCGTGCGCCTGCTGGCCGACAAACACGGGGTGCCCCCCACGGCGAAGAAGTAA
- a CDS encoding glycosyltransferase family 9 protein → MAERGSVLKRRLDFWLGVPLVATLGLVRYLASRTAPAEPRGPDTVAVLCFGAIGDLLLTGALLDGLRRAAPHARICMVVSRGNAPALPLVPHIDTSAVFSVGQVHQIVRHVRALKADLLIDTTQWARLGALVASLSGARCTVGFDTPGQHRAAPYDIKVPHRNDRHEVKNLLELGSAVFPGFSGVPSVRLPSPLPPAPCPGPYVVLHMWPSGLRAHLKEWPRENWQALATSCALAGFQVLFTGSPADAPRTGDMVRTIRTSMAGTGKADMVHDMSGRLSLTDLAPLLAGAAATVSVNTGTMHLAALTGSPTVGLHGPTNPLRWGPLGARTRALLPDPTPGSRTAYLNLGFEYPPDADDCLRRLSPDTVIAALRDLGLAL, encoded by the coding sequence ATGGCCGAACGCGGCAGCGTACTCAAGCGCAGGCTCGATTTCTGGCTAGGCGTGCCCCTGGTGGCAACCCTGGGCCTTGTTCGCTACCTTGCTTCACGCACTGCCCCGGCTGAGCCACGGGGGCCCGACACAGTGGCTGTGCTGTGCTTTGGCGCCATCGGCGACCTGCTGCTTACCGGCGCCCTGCTGGACGGGTTGCGCCGCGCCGCACCGCATGCCCGGATATGCATGGTGGTTTCGCGGGGCAACGCTCCCGCACTGCCGCTGGTTCCGCATATCGACACCTCCGCGGTGTTCTCCGTGGGGCAGGTGCATCAGATCGTCCGTCATGTCCGGGCACTGAAAGCCGACCTACTGATCGACACCACCCAGTGGGCACGCCTGGGCGCTCTTGTTGCGTCGCTGTCCGGCGCCCGCTGCACCGTCGGCTTTGACACACCGGGCCAGCATCGCGCGGCCCCCTATGACATCAAGGTGCCGCACCGAAATGACCGGCACGAGGTGAAGAATCTGCTGGAACTCGGCTCGGCGGTCTTTCCCGGGTTTTCCGGCGTTCCTTCAGTGCGACTGCCTTCTCCCCTGCCACCGGCACCATGCCCCGGCCCATACGTTGTCCTGCACATGTGGCCCTCCGGCCTCCGGGCTCACCTCAAGGAATGGCCTCGTGAAAACTGGCAGGCCCTGGCCACGTCCTGCGCCCTGGCCGGATTTCAGGTGCTGTTCACCGGTTCGCCCGCCGATGCACCACGGACAGGCGACATGGTGCGAACCATTCGCACCTCCATGGCGGGCACGGGCAAGGCAGACATGGTGCACGACATGTCCGGGCGGCTCAGCCTGACCGATCTTGCACCATTGCTGGCCGGTGCCGCAGCCACCGTGTCCGTCAATACGGGCACCATGCACCTCGCGGCGTTGACCGGCAGCCCCACGGTGGGGCTGCACGGCCCCACCAATCCACTCCGCTGGGGGCCGCTGGGGGCGCGTACCCGTGCGCTGCTGCCCGACCCGACCCCCGGAAGCCGGACCGCCTATCTCAATCTCGGCTTCGAATACCCACCCGACGCCGACGACTGCCTGCGCCGCCTTTCCCCCGATACGGTGATAGCGGCCCTGCGCGATCTGGGGCTTGCCCTGTAG
- the wbaP gene encoding undecaprenyl-phosphate galactose phosphotransferase WbaP — translation MTLCPVQAAPWRTTLLLILADTAVIICVTLAATLLRDLAGSGIQWGFYPRLLPFLLLLPLFNAVLGLYAGITLPPPQELKKLTLGASMAFLCAGSFIFFAKGGERYSRMAFLLAWLGCIVALPLCRHWLRTRLARHIWWGAPAVILGGGAAAEEVVRTLRQRPLLGLRPVACVPPDGRPDPSAQGCGLACCANDEEAVRLYPRAYALLLLDSFADSEARHRIVEATARFRNVLIMPPFSTGGARLWVSAMDIGGLLGLLVRQNLLDANRVRLKRAIDLLLTLGSAILVLPLVLAIAAWIRMDSPGSPFFTQRRIGQHGREMHILKFRTMVQNAECVLHDCLAANPALNAEWERDQKLKCDPRVTRAGAFLRKTSLDELPQLWNVLRGEMSLVGPRPIVQDEMEKYGEVFDLYTRVKPGITGLWQVSGRNDVSYPQRVEMDRYYICNWSVWFDIWILAKTVPVVLHRNGAY, via the coding sequence ATGACACTCTGCCCGGTTCAGGCCGCGCCCTGGCGCACCACCCTGCTGCTGATACTGGCGGATACCGCCGTCATCATCTGCGTCACCCTGGCGGCAACCCTGCTGCGCGACCTTGCGGGCAGCGGCATCCAGTGGGGTTTCTACCCCCGGTTGCTGCCCTTTCTGCTGCTGTTGCCGTTGTTCAACGCCGTATTGGGGTTGTATGCGGGCATCACGCTGCCCCCCCCGCAGGAACTGAAAAAACTCACCCTTGGCGCCTCCATGGCCTTCCTGTGCGCCGGTTCGTTCATCTTCTTCGCCAAGGGGGGTGAACGCTATTCGCGCATGGCCTTCCTGCTGGCCTGGCTGGGGTGCATCGTGGCCTTGCCGCTGTGCCGCCACTGGCTGCGCACCCGTCTTGCCCGCCACATCTGGTGGGGAGCACCCGCCGTGATCCTCGGCGGCGGGGCCGCCGCCGAGGAAGTGGTGCGCACCCTGCGCCAGCGTCCTCTGCTGGGCTTGCGGCCCGTGGCCTGCGTGCCGCCCGATGGCAGGCCCGATCCTTCCGCCCAAGGGTGCGGCCTTGCCTGCTGCGCCAACGACGAGGAGGCCGTACGCCTGTACCCACGCGCCTACGCCCTGCTGTTGCTCGACAGCTTCGCCGACAGCGAGGCGCGCCACCGCATCGTCGAGGCCACGGCGCGGTTCCGCAACGTGCTGATCATGCCTCCTTTCTCCACGGGTGGAGCACGCCTGTGGGTCAGCGCCATGGACATCGGCGGCCTGCTGGGCCTGCTGGTGCGCCAGAACCTGCTGGACGCCAACCGGGTGCGCCTGAAGCGGGCCATAGACCTGCTGCTCACGCTGGGTTCCGCCATACTGGTTCTGCCGCTGGTCCTGGCCATTGCCGCCTGGATCCGCATGGACAGCCCCGGCTCGCCCTTCTTCACCCAGCGGCGCATCGGCCAGCATGGCCGCGAGATGCACATCCTGAAGTTCCGCACCATGGTCCAGAACGCCGAATGCGTGCTGCACGACTGCCTGGCGGCAAATCCCGCATTGAACGCCGAATGGGAGCGCGACCAGAAACTGAAGTGCGACCCCCGGGTGACCCGGGCCGGGGCCTTCCTGCGCAAGACCAGCCTGGATGAACTGCCCCAGTTGTGGAACGTGCTGCGGGGCGAGATGAGCCTTGTGGGTCCGCGCCCCATCGTTCAGGACGAGATGGAGAAGTACGGCGAGGTGTTCGACCTGTACACCCGCGTCAAGCCGGGCATCACCGGGCTGTGGCAGGTTTCCGGCCGCAACGACGTAAGCTACCCGCAACGCGTGGAAATGGACCGCTACTACATCTGCAACTGGTCGGTGTGGTTCGACATCTGGATTCTGGCCAAGACCGTGCCGGTGGTGTTGCATCGCAACGGGGCGTACTAG
- a CDS encoding flavin reductase family protein, with the protein MKKSLGARTLAYPTPLFLVGTYDRDSRPNIMAAAWAGICCSQPPSIAVSLRKATYTYRSITERGAFTISIPSRAYVRHADYAGIYSGENEDKFASLGLTPVPGEHVDAPYVGEFPMAIELKLIHQIEIGLHTQFIGEIMDVKVDESCLRDDGLPDINKVDPVIFAPVSREYYAVGEFLAKAFSAGKGLRS; encoded by the coding sequence ATGAAGAAATCCCTGGGTGCGCGCACCCTTGCCTACCCCACACCGCTCTTTCTCGTGGGCACATACGACCGCGACTCCCGCCCCAACATCATGGCGGCGGCCTGGGCGGGCATCTGCTGCTCGCAGCCGCCGAGCATCGCGGTTTCGCTGCGCAAGGCCACCTATACCTACCGGTCCATCACCGAGCGCGGGGCCTTCACCATCTCCATCCCCTCGCGCGCCTACGTGCGCCATGCGGACTATGCGGGCATCTATTCCGGCGAGAACGAGGACAAGTTCGCCTCACTGGGGCTTACTCCGGTGCCGGGCGAGCATGTGGACGCGCCCTACGTGGGCGAATTTCCCATGGCCATAGAACTGAAGCTGATCCACCAGATAGAGATCGGCCTGCACACGCAGTTCATCGGCGAGATCATGGATGTGAAGGTGGACGAATCCTGCCTGCGCGATGACGGCCTGCCCGACATCAACAAGGTGGACCCGGTGATTTTCGCACCGGTTTCGCGCGAATACTACGCCGTGGGCGAATTCCTGGCCAAGGCGTTCTCGGCGGGCAAGGGCCTGCGCTCCTGA
- a CDS encoding ABC transporter substrate-binding protein yields the protein MFRMTTLVAALALVLALGGVAFAEKTYINGIDANYPPFAYVDKSGKPAGFDVESMDWIAKKMGFKVTHQPMDWDGIIPNLLAKKIDMVCSGMSITEERRQKVNFSNPYWNVKQVFIAKKGSTLNTDQILKGKVKLGVQRGTSEAEALQKDKEAKGYGYDLRFYDSAPLAIEDVLNGRIDAATMDNLPADDAAAKGKAIQVVGVYGDSEDFGVATRKEDAELLKMINDGYKLLMADPYWEQLKQKHLATK from the coding sequence ATGTTCAGAATGACCACCCTTGTGGCGGCTCTGGCCCTGGTCCTGGCGCTTGGCGGCGTGGCCTTTGCCGAAAAGACCTACATCAACGGCATCGACGCCAACTATCCCCCCTTCGCCTACGTGGACAAGAGCGGCAAGCCCGCTGGCTTCGACGTGGAGTCCATGGACTGGATCGCCAAGAAGATGGGCTTCAAGGTCACCCACCAGCCCATGGACTGGGACGGCATCATCCCCAACCTGCTGGCCAAGAAGATCGACATGGTCTGCTCCGGCATGTCCATCACCGAAGAGCGCAGGCAGAAGGTCAATTTCTCGAACCCGTACTGGAACGTGAAGCAGGTCTTCATCGCCAAGAAGGGCTCCACCCTCAACACCGACCAGATCCTGAAGGGCAAGGTGAAGCTGGGCGTGCAGCGCGGCACCTCCGAGGCCGAAGCCCTGCAGAAGGACAAGGAAGCCAAAGGCTACGGCTATGACCTGCGCTTCTACGATTCCGCCCCGCTGGCCATCGAGGACGTGCTGAACGGCCGCATCGACGCCGCCACCATGGACAACCTGCCCGCCGATGACGCCGCCGCCAAGGGCAAGGCCATCCAGGTCGTGGGCGTGTACGGCGATTCCGAAGATTTCGGCGTGGCCACCCGCAAGGAAGACGCCGAACTGCTGAAGATGATCAACGACGGCTACAAGCTGCTCATGGCCGACCCCTACTGGGAACAGCTGAAGCAGAAGCACCTGGCCACGAAGTAA
- a CDS encoding amino acid ABC transporter permease yields MLESITTIIEALPYILEGSLVTVATVFGAMALGLLLGVPMSVAQVYGALPVRLVVGVYVWFFRGMPILVLLLLFYFGLFQLIGLNLSAFTASCLVLGMTSAAYQSQIFRGAILALPQGQLRAARALGMSDGTAIRSIVLPQALRLSIPGWSNEYSILLKDSALAFVLGTPEIMARTHFVASRTYEHLPLYMTAGALYFVITLIGLKVLRRLEHKLHIPGYASHGPL; encoded by the coding sequence ATGCTTGAAAGCATTACCACCATCATAGAGGCCCTGCCGTACATTCTGGAAGGCAGCCTCGTCACCGTCGCCACCGTGTTCGGCGCCATGGCGCTGGGGCTGCTGCTGGGCGTGCCCATGTCCGTGGCCCAGGTGTACGGGGCGCTGCCCGTACGGCTTGTCGTGGGGGTCTACGTCTGGTTCTTCAGGGGCATGCCCATTCTGGTGCTGCTGCTGCTGTTCTACTTCGGGCTGTTCCAACTCATCGGACTGAACCTTTCCGCCTTCACCGCCTCGTGCCTGGTGCTGGGCATGACCAGCGCCGCCTACCAGTCGCAGATATTCCGTGGGGCCATCCTGGCCCTGCCGCAGGGGCAGCTGCGCGCCGCGCGCGCCCTGGGCATGAGCGACGGAACCGCCATCCGCTCCATAGTCCTGCCGCAGGCCCTGCGCCTGTCCATTCCCGGCTGGTCCAACGAATATTCCATCCTGCTCAAGGATTCCGCGCTGGCCTTCGTGCTCGGCACGCCCGAGATCATGGCCCGCACCCACTTCGTGGCCTCGCGCACCTACGAGCACCTGCCGCTGTACATGACGGCGGGCGCGCTCTACTTCGTCATCACCCTGATAGGGCTCAAGGTGCTGCGCCGTCTCGAACACAAGCTGCACATTCCGGGCTACGCCAGCCACGGACCGTTATAA
- a CDS encoding amino acid ABC transporter ATP-binding protein produces the protein MATPESVTTSGTPILRLENIGKTLGGKRILSDISMDVDKGELKVLIGPSGAGKSTLLQCINYLIPPDEGHIRLEGRVVDAARKSELYAFRQQVGMIFQDFNLFDHLDALNNVSIALRKVRGMSRKAAAERAMAELERVGLANRATLYPAQLSGGQKQRVAIARALAMDPKVMLLDEPTSALDPELVGEVLAVIRDLARGGMTMVMASHQMDFTRALAHEILFMERGSIIERGSPAELLAPGSGTRTADFCSRLTDLCEECS, from the coding sequence ATGGCCACGCCCGAAAGCGTTACCACGTCCGGCACTCCCATCCTGCGCCTCGAGAACATCGGCAAGACTCTTGGCGGCAAGCGCATCCTGTCCGACATTTCCATGGATGTGGACAAGGGCGAACTGAAGGTGCTCATCGGCCCTTCCGGCGCGGGCAAGAGCACGCTCTTGCAGTGTATCAACTACCTCATCCCGCCGGACGAGGGGCACATCCGCCTGGAAGGGCGGGTGGTGGATGCCGCGCGCAAGTCCGAGCTGTACGCCTTTCGCCAGCAGGTGGGGATGATCTTTCAGGATTTCAACCTGTTCGACCATCTGGACGCGCTGAACAACGTGTCCATCGCCCTGCGCAAGGTGCGCGGCATGAGCCGCAAGGCCGCCGCCGAACGGGCCATGGCCGAACTTGAGCGGGTGGGGCTGGCCAACCGCGCCACCCTGTACCCGGCCCAGCTTTCCGGCGGCCAGAAGCAGCGCGTGGCCATTGCCCGTGCCTTGGCCATGGACCCTAAGGTCATGCTGCTGGACGAACCCACCTCGGCCCTCGACCCCGAACTGGTGGGCGAAGTGCTGGCGGTCATCCGTGACCTGGCGCGCGGCGGCATGACCATGGTCATGGCTTCGCATCAGATGGACTTCACCCGTGCCCTGGCGCATGAAATCCTGTTCATGGAGCGGGGCAGCATCATCGAGCGCGGGTCTCCGGCGGAGTTGCTGGCACCCGGTTCCGGCACCCGCACCGCAGATTTTTGCAGCCGCCTGACCGACCTGTGCGAGGAGTGCAGCTAG
- a CDS encoding amino acid ABC transporter permease: MFDVDFLVDRVFPSLNAGLWMSVKLIVPSAVFGLLFGVIIGIVRVFGKPWMQRIANAYTALFRGVPLLVQLFILYFGLPNIGIYLEPYAASVLGFILCSAAYNSEYVRGALLSIRQGQLSAAQALGFSTMQTLISIVVPQAVRRALPGCGNEIVYLIKYSSLAYVITCIELTGEAKVLASRTFRFTEVFLVVGAYYLFLVTVASWLLHKLEERFHIPGFGRPRQ, encoded by the coding sequence GTGTTCGACGTCGATTTCCTCGTCGACAGGGTGTTCCCCTCGCTGAACGCCGGGTTGTGGATGAGCGTGAAGCTCATCGTGCCTTCCGCCGTGTTCGGCCTGCTGTTCGGGGTAATCATCGGGATCGTGCGGGTGTTCGGCAAGCCGTGGATGCAGCGCATCGCCAACGCCTACACCGCGCTTTTCCGGGGGGTGCCGCTGCTGGTGCAGTTGTTCATCCTCTATTTCGGCCTGCCCAACATCGGCATCTATCTTGAACCGTACGCCGCGTCCGTGCTGGGCTTCATCCTGTGCAGCGCGGCCTACAACTCGGAATACGTTCGCGGTGCGCTGCTCTCCATCCGCCAGGGCCAGCTCAGCGCGGCCCAGGCGCTGGGCTTCAGCACCATGCAGACGCTCATTTCCATCGTGGTGCCCCAGGCCGTGCGGCGTGCGCTGCCGGGCTGCGGCAACGAGATCGTCTATCTCATCAAGTACTCGTCCCTCGCCTACGTGATCACGTGCATCGAGCTCACGGGCGAGGCCAAGGTGCTCGCGTCCCGTACATTCAGGTTCACCGAGGTGTTCCTGGTGGTGGGCGCGTACTACCTGTTTCTTGTCACCGTGGCTTCGTGGCTGCTCCACAAACTGGAGGAGCGCTTCCACATTCCCGGGTTCGGCCGCCCGCGCCAGTAG
- a CDS encoding FAD-binding oxidoreductase produces MSHTSDRSLPPTSDSAPRFVLTDAHRAAIVAAVGESAVLHSPGEPYDRDASELRAAPDMVVLPETVEQVQALLRCASAHAIPVIPRGGGTGLAGGCLAVRGGVVLSLERMNRIRSIDPRNLVAEVEAGVISQRVRDAAAEQGLYYPPDPAGMDRSTIGGNVATNAGGPACVKYGVTRDYVLGVEAVLPDGELLRAGVRTRKGVVGYDMAHLLCGSEGTLGVITALTLKLVPLPPATVSMAVAFPDMAAAMRGVAAVLGGGHLPSAIEFLDHRCIRLLGELLPIPVPGDKPSLLIIELDGAREQIVPELDLVAAICRRQGATHVLPAADEETRARVWGARRQVSLRIHDYAALYMSEDVAVPLGAIAELVAALPEFEQRYGMEIFAFGHAGDGNIHLNVTAPTRDTRDVVEQGIVALVGKVLELGGTISGEHGIGEAKKHLLPLELSPASIRLQRGIRQVFDPRGIMNPGKVFGQ; encoded by the coding sequence ATGTCCCACACGTCCGATCGCAGCCTGCCTCCAACTTCCGATTCCGCCCCCCGCTTCGTGCTCACCGACGCCCATCGCGCCGCCATCGTGGCTGCCGTGGGCGAATCCGCCGTGCTGCACTCCCCCGGTGAACCCTACGACCGAGACGCCTCGGAACTGCGCGCCGCCCCCGACATGGTGGTGTTGCCGGAAACCGTGGAACAGGTGCAGGCGCTGCTGCGCTGCGCCAGCGCCCATGCCATTCCGGTCATTCCGCGCGGCGGCGGCACCGGCCTTGCGGGCGGCTGCCTTGCCGTGCGCGGCGGGGTGGTGCTGTCGCTGGAGCGCATGAACCGCATCCGCTCCATCGACCCCCGCAACCTGGTGGCCGAGGTGGAGGCGGGCGTCATCTCGCAGCGCGTGCGCGACGCCGCCGCCGAACAGGGCCTGTACTACCCGCCCGATCCGGCGGGCATGGACCGTTCCACCATCGGCGGCAACGTTGCCACCAACGCGGGCGGCCCCGCCTGCGTCAAGTACGGCGTAACGCGGGACTACGTGCTGGGCGTGGAGGCCGTGCTGCCCGACGGCGAGCTGCTGCGCGCCGGGGTGCGCACCCGCAAGGGCGTGGTGGGCTACGACATGGCCCACCTGCTGTGCGGGTCGGAAGGCACGCTGGGCGTCATCACCGCCCTAACCCTGAAGCTGGTGCCACTGCCGCCCGCCACCGTGAGCATGGCCGTGGCCTTTCCGGACATGGCCGCCGCCATGCGCGGAGTGGCCGCCGTGCTGGGGGGCGGCCACCTGCCTTCGGCCATCGAATTCCTGGACCATCGCTGCATCCGCCTGCTGGGTGAACTGCTGCCCATTCCCGTGCCCGGTGACAAGCCCTCGCTGCTGATCATCGAACTGGACGGCGCCCGCGAGCAGATCGTGCCCGAGCTTGACCTTGTGGCCGCCATCTGCCGCCGGCAGGGGGCCACCCACGTGCTGCCCGCCGCCGACGAGGAAACCCGCGCCCGCGTCTGGGGCGCGCGCCGCCAGGTGTCGCTGCGCATCCACGACTACGCCGCCCTGTACATGTCCGAGGACGTGGCCGTGCCCCTTGGGGCCATCGCCGAACTGGTGGCCGCGCTGCCAGAGTTCGAGCAGCGCTACGGCATGGAGATATTTGCCTTCGGCCATGCGGGCGACGGCAACATCCATCTCAACGTCACCGCCCCCACCCGCGACACCCGCGACGTGGTGGAGCAGGGCATCGTGGCCCTGGTGGGCAAGGTGCTGGAACTTGGCGGGACCATCTCCGGCGAGCACGGCATCGGCGAGGCCAAGAAACACCTGCTGCCGCTGGAACTCTCCCCCGCCTCCATCCGGTTGCAGCGGGGCATCCGCCAGGTGTTCGACCCCAGGGGCATCATGAATCCCGGCAAGGTGTTCGGACAATAG